The stretch of DNA CTCTAAATCCCAGCTCTGAGCCTGGGATGTTATGAGTGACAGGCCTTGCACTGAGTGGCTACATCATAAATCTAACCGCTTGCCTGTACTATACACATGATTGGGCATAAATTGGCCTTTTACAAAACTACATTCAGGACACAGGGAGACATCTCAAAACCCAGAAGCCTTCCAGGATCTAGGAGAGAATGGTTTCCAACACCAGATAAAACTTTAATGAGTcagaaaagaatacagaaaagaatGCCCTGGAAATCTGCTTAGCAGCCCAGCTGGAAAGAATAATGCATAGTTTTATGGAAGAAGTGTGATAATAAGGGAGTGAAAAGATGGAGTGAACTGGGTCATGCATGTTTGTTACTTTGCTCAAATATTTTTGCTTTGCTGGTCCCCCCTCCTCTACGCCCCCATCACCATTCTTGTCACTTAACAAAAGCCAGCACTTGATAGGGAAACAGAATGTGAAACTTTGATCCCAGCTCTTTTGCAACCCTGTGGCAGTTTTCACAGAAGAGGCGGCTCTGCCTACCTGAGTTTTTGTCAGGCAGTCGGGTTATCCTCCACACAATGGAGTTGAAGGCATGCTCATACTTGGCAGTTCCCAGAGTCACTCTCATGACAGGCTCAGAGCCAGATACACTAGTTGAGCCAAAACTCGCCCCCCGATTCACTTTGGCTTTCAAAGACTTTTCCCCCAGGACGCTCTCCCTGCGGAAGTTTTTCACCCACTCGCTGGGCACAGGGTAGCGAACCATCACGTTCTCACAGGGAACCTGAGTGAGAGGGTCACAGTTAGAGGAGAAGCCAGTCGACATCCTCAGCCAGCTCTGCACCTCCACCTCTGCCCCATTGATGCTCGCTACTGTCCTGAGTGTGAAAGGCAAGGTCTTCTCAGCAAATACCGTCCTGAACCGCATTAGCTCAAATCGGCAGGCGTCCAGAGGGTTGAACAGGATGACCCGTGAGCTGTTGAAGACATCCTCATCCACACACCCATGGAAACGGCACTCATGAAGCTTGATCCACTTCGTGGTGGTGGTGGGCATGATGTCTTGACGGGAGACGATTTCATTCCCTTTGACGAGGACATCGTTGAGTCCTAGGCGGCACTCTGCAAGGCCAgagaggaaactcaggatgtggATCCGTGTCAAGACACAGTGCTGGAGAATCTGGTTGTCACCTTTGCTCACGAGGCCAGAGAATTCGTCTCTGACATCCACTGTAATCTCCTCTTCAAGGTAGTTCAAGCCAACTGTGCTCAAGTCCATTGATAGCACTGGCAAATCCATGAGATGGTCCTGGACGGCACGGATAAAGCTCAGGAAGTCATCGTAATTGGTGGTGCCCAGCTTAATCACTTGTTCCCTCTCGGCCATGTGGGCCACAGCAGGTTTAGGCTggtatttcttcttctccttgtAGGTGACGCGGTCTATCCGTAAGCTGTGGATCCTGCCATTCTCATCATAGTTCTGGAGCCGGGGTTCTGAAATCTCATGGCAGATCTCCAGCTTGAACTCACGGAATGGTTTTTCTAGGCCCTGCTCATAATATAGCTGCAGGTAACCACTATCCGTCAGTTTGATGTAGATGGGTCCCCAGTGCCTGGAGGACATAATGTTTTTCTTCTCGGGGATCCTAAGCATCATGGGCCACCCATCCCTCGGCTGGGACAGCACGGAACCTGGCGGGTGGTCACCTAGTTCAAGCCAGGCTATTGGGTCATCATCAGGGAGTGTCACCCTGCCCAAGTGATCAGGATCCTCAATTTGGAGTCGTTTGAGTTTTTCGACAGCATCAGAGTGTGACTGGGTTTTGCTTGAATCGTCAAAGCTGATGGCGTCCTGGTAGATGATAATGAGGGAATCTCTTTGGCTTTTGCCTGTGGCACCAGACACAGAATTGCTTTGGGAGCGCCTCTCTTGCTCCTCAAAGAAAGCGCGGAAAGGGTTGATAGGGGAGGGTTGTATGTCCTGTAGAGTCTCATTCAGAAAAGGATTAGTTGCCCTCCAAGGTGGAGCCTCAGGCACAGAAGGTGGGTGGTTTAAGGAGGAAATGTCCAGCTTCTGGACTTTGGAGAAGTTCATCAAAGTGCTCTTGGGACGTTCTCTCTTCTTAAATGACCCAGTTGAGTTATAAGGTACATCTGGGATCACAGAGGCAATAGATGGTGTTTTTGGCTTCAGAGGCGAGGTGACTGGTGGCAAAGGGCAACTGACTTCATTGTCATCAAAAGTGACCCAGCTAGGGAAACGAGCAGAGGTCACTGGAGTGGCAGGATGTCCGTTCATGGCT from Sus scrofa isolate TJ Tabasco breed Duroc chromosome 7, Sscrofa11.1, whole genome shotgun sequence encodes:
- the STON2 gene encoding stonin-2 isoform X1, which codes for MTTLDHVIATHQSEWVSFSEEPLFPAPSEGSTEEHLPGPSSSSDQSESSSGENQVGDGGSQDLSHSEHDDSSEKTGLISEAASPPGSPEQPSPDLASAISSWVQFEDDTPWASTSPPHKEAGGTATSLTLPCWTCPSFDSLGRCPLPSENSWTTHSEDTSSPSFGPSYTDLQLVSAEEQMSGPASGADSTDERTKWQTGRQTAVSPVQACTEHTSTCTHGLDPSPPSAHPRRNQSPSKGLEGASAPSDNSSSLHEDEEVEMEAISWQASSPAMNGHPATPVTSARFPSWVTFDDNEVSCPLPPVTSPLKPKTPSIASVIPDVPYNSTGSFKKRERPKSTLMNFSKVQKLDISSLNHPPSVPEAPPWRATNPFLNETLQDIQPSPINPFRAFFEEQERRSQSNSVSGATGKSQRDSLIIIYQDAISFDDSSKTQSHSDAVEKLKRLQIEDPDHLGRVTLPDDDPIAWLELGDHPPGSVLSQPRDGWPMMLRIPEKKNIMSSRHWGPIYIKLTDSGYLQLYYEQGLEKPFREFKLEICHEISEPRLQNYDENGRIHSLRIDRVTYKEKKKYQPKPAVAHMAEREQVIKLGTTNYDDFLSFIRAVQDHLMDLPVLSMDLSTVGLNYLEEEITVDVRDEFSGLVSKGDNQILQHCVLTRIHILSFLSGLAECRLGLNDVLVKGNEIVSRQDIMPTTTTKWIKLHECRFHGCVDEDVFNSSRVILFNPLDACRFELMRFRTVFAEKTLPFTLRTVASINGAEVEVQSWLRMSTGFSSNCDPLTQVPCENVMVRYPVPSEWVKNFRRESVLGEKSLKAKVNRGASFGSTSVSGSEPVMRVTLGTAKYEHAFNSIVWRITRLPDKNSASGHPHCFFCHLELGSDREVPSRFANYVNVEFSMPTTSASKAAVRSISVEDKTDVRKWVNYSAHYSYKVAPGGIWLMFPSLFVHPCALPLSFLLAMPAQGAGCSTTLEGGGSPCMAVDESAPS
- the STON2 gene encoding stonin-2 isoform X3, whose product is MTTLDHVIATHQSEWVSFSEEPLFPAPSEGSTEEHLPGPSSSSDQSESSSGENQVGDGGSQDLSHSEHDDSSEKTGLISEAASPPGSPEQPSPDLASAISSWVQFEDDTPWASTSPPHKEAGGTATSLTLPCWTCPSFDSLGRCPLPSENSWTTHSEDTSSPSFGPSYTDLQLVSAEEQMSGPASGADSTDNSSSLHEDEEVEMEAISWQASSPAMNGHPATPVTSARFPSWVTFDDNEVSCPLPPVTSPLKPKTPSIASVIPDVPYNSTGSFKKRERPKSTLMNFSKVQKLDISSLNHPPSVPEAPPWRATNPFLNETLQDIQPSPINPFRAFFEEQERRSQSNSVSGATGKSQRDSLIIIYQDAISFDDSSKTQSHSDAVEKLKRLQIEDPDHLGRVTLPDDDPIAWLELGDHPPGSVLSQPRDGWPMMLRIPEKKNIMSSRHWGPIYIKLTDSGYLQLYYEQGLEKPFREFKLEICHEISEPRLQNYDENGRIHSLRIDRVTYKEKKKYQPKPAVAHMAEREQVIKLGTTNYDDFLSFIRAVQDHLMDLPVLSMDLSTVGLNYLEEEITVDVRDEFSGLVSKGDNQILQHCVLTRIHILSFLSGLAECRLGLNDVLVKGNEIVSRQDIMPTTTTKWIKLHECRFHGCVDEDVFNSSRVILFNPLDACRFELMRFRTVFAEKTLPFTLRTVASINGAEVEVQSWLRMSTGFSSNCDPLTQVPCENVMVRYPVPSEWVKNFRRESVLGEKSLKAKVNRGASFGSTSVSGSEPVMRVTLGTAKYEHAFNSIVWRITRLPDKNSASGHPHCFFCHLELGSDREVPSRFANYVNVEFSMPTTSASKAAVRSISVEDKTDVRKWVNYSAHYSYKVAPGGIWLMFPSLFVHPCALPLSFLLAMPAQGAGCSTTLEGGGSPCMAVDESAPS
- the STON2 gene encoding stonin-2 isoform X2, translating into MTTLDHVIATHQSEWVSFSEEPLFPAPSEGSTEEHLPGPSSSSDQSESSSGENQVGDGGSQDLSHSEHDDSSEKTGLISEAASPPGSPEQPSPDLASAISSWVQFEDDTPWASTSPPHKEAGGTATSLTLPCWTCPSFDSLGRCPLPSENSWTTHSEDTSSPSFGPSYTDLQLVSAEEQMSGPASGADSTDERTKWQTGRQTAVSPVQACTEHTSTCTHGLDPSPPSAHPRRNQSPSKGLEGASAPSDNSSSLHEDEEVEMEAISWQASSPAMNGHPATPVTSARFPSWVTFDDNEVSCPLPPVTSPLKPKTPSIASVIPDVPYNSTGSFKKRERPKSTLMNFSKVQKLDISSLNHPPSVPEAPPWRATNPFLNETLQDIQPSPINPFRAFFEEQERRSQSNSVSGATGKSQRDSLIIIYQDAISFDDSSKTQSHSDAVEKLKRLQIEDPDHLGRVTLPDDDPIAWLELGDHPPGSVLSQPRDGWPMMLRIPEKKNIMSSRHWGPIYIKLTDSGYLQLYYEQGLEKPFREFKLEICHEISEPRLQNYDENGRIHSLRIDRVTYKEKKKYQPKPAVAHMAEREQVIKLGTTNYDDFLSFIRAVQDHLMDLPVLSMDLSTVGLNYLEEEITVDVRDEFSGLVSKGDNQILQHCVLTRIHILSFLSGLAECRLGLNDVLVKGNEIVSRQDIMPTTTTKWIKLHECRFHGCVDEDVFNSSRVILFNPLDACRFELMRFRTVFAEKTLPFTLRTVASINGAEVEVQSWLRMSTGFSSNCDPLTQVPCENVMVRYPVPSEWVKNFRRESVLGEKSLKAKVNRGASFGSTSVSGSEPVMRVTLGTAKYEHAFNSIVWRITRLPDKNSASGHPHCFFCHLELGSDREVPSRFANYVNVEFSMPTTSASKAAVRSISVEDKTDVRKWVNYSAHYSYKVEIEQKKSLKPDFEGDEVENPKECGVQ
- the STON2 gene encoding stonin-2 isoform X5, yielding MTTLDHVIATHQSEWVSFSEEPLFPAPSEGSTEEHLPGPSSSSDQSESSSGENQVGDGGSQDLSHSEHDDSSEKTGLISEAASPPGSPEQPSPDLASAISSWVQFEDDTPWASTSPPHKEAGGTATSLTLPCWTCPSFDSLGRCPLPSENSWTTHSEDTSSPSFGPSYTDLQLVSAEEQMSGPASGADSTDNSSSLHEDEEVEMEAISWQASSPAMNGHPATPVTSARFPSWVTFDDNEVSCPLPPVTSPLKPKTPSIASVIPDVPYNSTGSFKKRERPKSTLMNFSKVQKLDISSLNHPPSVPEAPPWRATNPFLNETLQDIQPSPINPFRAFFEEQERRSQSNSVSGATGKSQRDSLIIIYQDAISFDDSSKTQSHSDAVEKLKRLQIEDPDHLGRVTLPDDDPIAWLELGDHPPGSVLSQPRDGWPMMLRIPEKKNIMSSRHWGPIYIKLTDSGYLQLYYEQGLEKPFREFKLEICHEISEPRLQNYDENGRIHSLRIDRVTYKEKKKYQPKPAVAHMAEREQVIKLGTTNYDDFLSFIRAVQDHLMDLPVLSMDLSTVGLNYLEEEITVDVRDEFSGLVSKGDNQILQHCVLTRIHILSFLSGLAECRLGLNDVLVKGNEIVSRQDIMPTTTTKWIKLHECRFHGCVDEDVFNSSRVILFNPLDACRFELMRFRTVFAEKTLPFTLRTVASINGAEVEVQSWLRMSTGFSSNCDPLTQVPCENVMVRYPVPSEWVKNFRRESVLGEKSLKAKVNRGASFGSTSVSGSEPVMRVTLGTAKYEHAFNSIVWRITRLPDKNSASGHPHCFFCHLELGSDREVPSRFANYVNVEFSMPTTSASKAAVRSISVEDKTDVRKWVNYSAHYSYKVEIEQKKSLKPDFEGDEVENPKECGVQ
- the STON2 gene encoding stonin-2 isoform X4, whose amino-acid sequence is MTTLDHVIATHQSEWVSFSEEPLFPAPSEGSTEEHLPGPSSSSDQSESSSGENQVGDGGSQDLSHSEHDDSSEKTGLISEAASPPGSPEQPSPDLASAISSWVQFEDDTPWASTSPPHKEAGGTDERTKWQTGRQTAVSPVQACTEHTSTCTHGLDPSPPSAHPRRNQSPSKGLEGASAPSDNSSSLHEDEEVEMEAISWQASSPAMNGHPATPVTSARFPSWVTFDDNEVSCPLPPVTSPLKPKTPSIASVIPDVPYNSTGSFKKRERPKSTLMNFSKVQKLDISSLNHPPSVPEAPPWRATNPFLNETLQDIQPSPINPFRAFFEEQERRSQSNSVSGATGKSQRDSLIIIYQDAISFDDSSKTQSHSDAVEKLKRLQIEDPDHLGRVTLPDDDPIAWLELGDHPPGSVLSQPRDGWPMMLRIPEKKNIMSSRHWGPIYIKLTDSGYLQLYYEQGLEKPFREFKLEICHEISEPRLQNYDENGRIHSLRIDRVTYKEKKKYQPKPAVAHMAEREQVIKLGTTNYDDFLSFIRAVQDHLMDLPVLSMDLSTVGLNYLEEEITVDVRDEFSGLVSKGDNQILQHCVLTRIHILSFLSGLAECRLGLNDVLVKGNEIVSRQDIMPTTTTKWIKLHECRFHGCVDEDVFNSSRVILFNPLDACRFELMRFRTVFAEKTLPFTLRTVASINGAEVEVQSWLRMSTGFSSNCDPLTQVPCENVMVRYPVPSEWVKNFRRESVLGEKSLKAKVNRGASFGSTSVSGSEPVMRVTLGTAKYEHAFNSIVWRITRLPDKNSASGHPHCFFCHLELGSDREVPSRFANYVNVEFSMPTTSASKAAVRSISVEDKTDVRKWVNYSAHYSYKVAPGGIWLMFPSLFVHPCALPLSFLLAMPAQGAGCSTTLEGGGSPCMAVDESAPS